The DNA window TTATATGGCCAAGTGGACTTTTGCCAACAACGTTATCTTCTGTATCAGacaatattttttgtaatgacCATAAGATCTAATTTTAGTGTTTATCTATAAATGacttctctttttcaaaaaaaaaaaaaaaaatcttagatAACAATAAAAATTTGGTAGAGGACCAATCTTGAAATGGatcttagaaaaataaaaattaaacttttattataagaataattgatatttttaaatatttttttttagtttggactaggggtgttcattggatcacatttAATGAATTTGGAcctatccgatccaatccaattatttattggatattgaatttttccatccgatccaatccaattgaattgagtcatccgatccgatccaatggatgtattggattggatcggtttcaTCCATTGGATGCTTTAGCTGGTTTTTTATTGGAGTAGATTGGATCCAATGGATCCAATGGATGAATCTAATCCCTTTTAGCCACTATTTAGTctgatttcattaaaaaaaaatatatgaaaaaacataatttaaaacctaataatccaacatagataataaaataatatataaaatattaaataaaataattaaatatataaaattataaatattaaatatgattggatGTACATTAgatgatattggattggatcggtttggttatccattggatcggatgtctcatccaacatccgatccaatctaattcgatttttaaaatttacattcGATCTGATCCAATTTACATCGGTTGGGATTGGATTAGATGACTTTCTGCACACTCCTAGTTTAGACTTTTAAAATGAGTGAACCTTAGACATGGACTTAATTTGCCTTAACCTAGAGTTGACATTGAGTGTAACAAAGTTTGAAACTcgtataatttaattatgaaacatGACTTTTACTTCCATCTCGTAAAACAATCTTGTATAGACTTGAATAGAGTAGGCTAATAAAATGCCATAATTTTCCTGAATGAGTAGGGGTTATCGCTCAACCTCCTAAAACCTTAGTAATAGTGGTAACATATCAATCTTGAGTGGATTAACAATTGGTGACTATGAATTTGTTAAGCAAACTATGTTGGCCTCTCCTACCCTTTAGtagttattcaaaaataattgcgtGGAAAGGGACATAGAATTAATGCTTTCACTTGATCTCTACTCCACTCATTTATGATTAAGACTAGGTAGTTCACTAAGACCAAATGTGAGGCAAGACATGCACCTATTGTAGTGATAGAGTGTGTTATTTGAGGCTAAGATTTCATTGGGATCAATTCTCAAGTTGTActtataaattttgttttttacaaatattaaaaggGTGCATTAGGATCAAGGATTGAATTTTGAACTTTAAAGTCTTAAAAACTTTTACTATTACATTATAATAGCGTTCCTAAATCTTTAGAAGCTGGAGGTTGTCTTTTTTCTCCGACTAGACTCGCTGACCGTTCTTGGGCTTATGCGTAGCTTGGTCATTgaggtttttttatttaatttgctaCTACAATTAGGTTACTGTATTTAGATTTTGCTATTGTAGTTAGTCTTGTTTTTCTAATATGATTTTGAGTGTCTTTTGTTTAGGTTACTACATTAGTCTTGTCTCTGTGATacgattttgttttattttgagtCGTTGTTGGTTCATCTTCTTTGTTCTTCGACTGCTCACATAACAGATCGTTGTTAGTGGCTGAGAATAATAAGTTCTCTGTGGTTGATTGGGTAGTTAGTGGTGTCGTTACGTATCTTCCACAATATAGTTCAGTGTTCAAACTTCAAGCTAAGGGACTGAATGAACATGCTTGAACAATTTTTATGATTGTGCTTTCTAAGTGGTGGAAAAAACTGAGTATAAGTgaacttaaaattaattataataatacaattttttaCCAATGCTTTGGTCAACGTGTGAACATGCAACGACTTAAATGCCCACATCAGCAccaaaagagaaaaataaacagTAAAAAAAATTGGATAATGTCATATTGGATGTGCTTTTAcaatgagaaatgctaaaagagaTCACTGGTGCTTAACACCTCTTCGATATCATACTACTATTAATGTAGTTAAGTATATATCGAGTCTTacataatttaagaaaatatattttaagaaaTATGGTAACCAAGACAGTGCGGGAGAAAATGGGAGCCGAAGACAATAATAGAATTATGAGACCCTTCATAGTAAAATAAAATCGTGCACATATAATGtcattaaataaaattgattttgtGGCAAAGTGTTTACTCTTACCTTAAAATGTGTACATTGATCCACCTTTTATCTGTTTGGACATTTAGAAAAAATTTACTCCAATTTTCTTATAGTGTTATAGTTgtttatgatatttttcaaaattttgaaaaattcagaataatttacaatataaaaaataatttcaaacaatttatttcacacgcatataaaataaaagagtcacgcgtgcaacagaCAGCTTAAATCATATTTCCagtgtattaaatttttttgaatttctcaaaattttatacgatatcttaaataactataatgtacacaaccataaaaaataaacaaaaaaaagtcTCTCAAATACCAAAACAAATAGAATTGCATTGTTGAGTTGTCCaatcaaattaaacaaaaaaatggataattaatgTCAATTTAAAACACGTTTCTATTGTCCATGTATTTTTTACATGGCTCATTGATCCCCATATATCACTTTTTCTAATTACCTCCTACGTACGTATATGGAAACCTTCCTTaccatataattaataattaatccatattatatataaacatatatcacttctcatttcttctctctctctctaaattatataataatgaaatgtttctctctctctctaattgTACTTCTACCTATAATGAGTACACTACAACTAcgactactactactactttcGTTATTGCCATGCTTATTACAATGTTATTCTtgttactactcaaatatttgtttatcaAGAACAAGTTAACTACTACTACTAATCTTCCTCCTGGCCCAACTCCATGGCCAATACTTGGAAGCTTTGTTAGCATGATACTAAACAAACCGACGTTTAAGTGGCTCCATCGTGTGATGGAGGAGTTGAATACAGACATTGCATGTATCCGTCTAGGAGCAAACACTCATCTGATCACTGTTACCTCTCCGGAGATAGCTAGAGAGTTCTTGAAGAAACACGACGGTGTGTTTGCTTCAAGACCTGATACTGTggtgacttgtatgatttctcgTGGTTACAAAACCACTGTAATGTCTCCCTCCAGTTACCActggaagaagatgaagagagttCTTCTGTGTCATGTTTTGAAGCGTTCTACTCTTGATTTGTTTCTCGAAATGAGAAATGAAGAAGCTGATAATCTCATTCGCTTTGTTTATAACCAGATAATAGCTAATGGAACGATGAAGAGCAGTGAAGGAGGAGTGGTGAATGTGAGAATTGCGGCACTGCATTTTGTGGCGGGAGTGTTAAAGAGAATGTTGTTAGGTAAAAGGTGTTTTGGAAAGGGAAGAGAGGATGGTGGACCTgggaaagaagatgaagaacatGTGGAGGCTATGTTTACGCTGCTTACTCACATTTTTGCCTACTCTATTTCAGATATTTTTCCATGGTTAAGGTGGTTTGATTTAGATGGACATCAGAGGATAGTTGGTAAAGCAATGAAAGTGATCAATGAGTACCAAGACTCATTAGTGAAGAAGAGGATGAAAGAGTACAAGAAAAAACAGGAACATAAACCTCCTACAGATATTCTTGATATTCTCATGTCCCTAAAAGATTCTGATGGAAAGCCTCTTTTGTCTGAAGAAGAAATCCTAGCACAAGTCACGGTAAATTGTGATGAACTCAATTCCTTAATGATTAATTTACATTACTATCTTTCAcatgaaattttaatttaagatGTCAAAATCAAGACTCAAACAATTAATAGCGTAATGGTGTGATTTTTCTTGACTAAGCAGGAAATATTTTTAGCTGGAATAGACAATCCATTCAACACAGTAGAATGGGCGCTCTCAGAGATGTTGAACCACCCAGAGATGCTTCAAAAGGCAACATAGGAAATTGACAAAGTTGTTGGCAATGACAATGGCACACTACTCCTCCAAGAATCTCACATACCCCGACTACCTTACCTTGTGGCTTGCGCAAGAGAAGCTATTCGCCTCCACCCAATTATCCCTTTCAACGTCCCACATTCCTCCACTGAGGAATGCACTGTAGCTGGATACTTCATTCCCAAAGGAAGCCACATCCTCCTTAGTCGCCTCAGTCTCGGTACAAACCCTACTGCTTGGCCTGATGAGCCATCGCGCTTCAATCCTGACCGCCATCTTCCTGAGAATCGAAGTGACTTGGGAGAGACTAATTTGCGTTTCATCTCCTTCACCACAGGGAGGAGAGGGTGCATTGGAGGGGTGTTGGGTACCAACATGACAATTATGCTTTTGGGAAGATTGTTACAATGTTTCACATGGAAGATTCCAAAAGCAATGGAGAACATAGATTTGAAGAGTAAAGACGATGGAATTCTCTTTAAGGCTACCCCTTTGTTTGCTCATGCAAAACCTCGTTTCATTCCTTCTATCTATGTATGAGTCATATTTATCAtcatgatatatgtatatataataaacaaTGTTCATGGCTTGCATATGTTAGGACATGCTAGATCATAGAGTAGTAGTACTCAACTTACTGGTCTTGTCTCCTTAATTTAGTTATTGTTATTTGCAGGTATTTTATGAATATATTACTAAACAAAAGGATTTTGACGACCATTATAAAAGTTCGAATATAGTATTACCATCGATTTCTATGACTGACGCTTATGCCACCGATAGAAAATGAGATAGAATAGGTGTCAGTTATAGATGGTCGCCATCGAGGAATTAGCAACCGTTCTACATAGTCGCTATGGAATAAGCAAACATTCTAACCGTCGTTAACACTATACATGTCAAATTttaaatcatatacaaaaaatatctatataaattTGGAATACCACCAACAACTATAATAATATATCAATAATCGCATATCCAACAAcaaccaataataatattattgaaatttattttactaagATATTATTCACTAATCATGTATGTTAATATAACATTTGATTTATATGATCTAACATTCTAATCTAAGTATGCTTTTACATAAAATAATGAATTATACACATAAAAGTttaagattatcatattaggATCACAACAGAATATCATATCTCCTTCCGTTCTAATACTATAACCTTTGATTCTTTCCTGTAACAATGTATAATCAAGTGTAGAACATGAATCTATTCTCGAAGTTGTATATTGAGCTCTACACAATCTTTCACAATTCCATAACTATCGTCTTGATAAGTGTAGATTCAGGGGCGGATCCACTCATTATGTTAGAGTGGCCATGGCCCCCCCTCAAATTCTCAAGAAATAGATGTACATAtttaagtgtatataaaataaatgtaaataattaatatatataatataaaatatatatatattgttattgtGCACTTTTTGTAGATATTCAGATTATATGaatctatataatttaattgtaatttattaattaaaatataagttatttaaatcacatatattttgttttttatagaaattataattttgtaatttccaCTAAATAAggctatataaaataatatttttaaattagaaataaaaatataaaatataatgactctAACACTattcaataatatatatgaatattttaggaagaggaaaagagttttgactaattaattattaatgtatatattgaaaaaaaattattttaatttcaaaagAATTTTATGCTAAACATATAAATtactatataatattaatttttttatgtaattactaattattttgtcaaacaaaattattaaaatttatatgtaatattcacttttacatttaaatactgtattttaaaatatagtgtaattattaattataatagactatgtaataatgtaatttatatCCTAGTAAGCCTTTATAAATAACTTTTGTGATGtataatatgtaaaaaaaattatttaaaataaaaaaatttaatagttGGCCCCCCCCAATGATTCAGTCCTGGCTCTGCCCCTGTATAGATTAATACTCAAAACACTTTTATCGATTTGCTATGGgtgaaattgagagagagagagagttttatgAGTCTTTGATAGCTTTAGTTGTCTTGGCTTGCTTTAACTCCACgtcatcttctctttctctatatttaattatagcCAAAGTTTAGGTTTAagttttctaaaaataatattattttttatttaaaaaaataaattaaatcttttatttattaataaaaagtgtaatatattttctcttccaaccaaaaatactttttatattttttttatttaaactttattaaattaataaaataataaaagacaaATTGAACCAAATTGAATACTTTTcattaattttaaatcaagccttgattaaaataatttctatttaccaatatattcattaattcaatttaaactattttaatactaattttaatttcaataattataaatttttattaaataaaatataatttaaatatatttattaattaaactatttgtaattagaaaactaaacttaattttttttctcaattaagTTTGCATTTTTACTGAAGTTGGTCTTATAGTGGTCGCATGGTACCCACGTGGCTATGAGAAGTGGCCCACCATTACGACACGTGGCACTCCTTGACCAACTTCCTATCTTTTACAGATGCCTCAGTCAACAGTCAACG is part of the Cannabis sativa cultivar Pink pepper isolate KNU-18-1 chromosome 5, ASM2916894v1, whole genome shotgun sequence genome and encodes:
- the LOC115715867 gene encoding tryptophan N-monooxygenase CYP79A68-like, whose product is MFLSLSNCTSTYNEYTTTTTTTTTFVIAMLITMLFLLLLKYLFIKNKLTTTTNLPPGPTPWPILGSFVSMILNKPTFKWLHRVMEELNTDIACIRLGANTHLITVTSPEIAREFLKKHDGVFASRPDTVVTCMISRGYKTTVMSPSSYHWKKMKRVLLCHVLKRSTLDLFLEMRNEEADNLIRFVYNQIIANGTMKSSEGGVVNVRIAALHFVAGVLKRMLLGKRCFGKGREDGGPGKEDEEHVEAMFTLLTHIFAYSISDIFPWLRWFDLDGHQRIVGKAMKVINEYQDSLVKKRMKEYKKKQEHKPPTDILDILMSLKDSDGKPLLSEEEILAQVTEIFLAGIDNPFNTVEWALSEMLNHPEMLQKAT